One window of the Zea mays cultivar B73 chromosome 3, Zm-B73-REFERENCE-NAM-5.0, whole genome shotgun sequence genome contains the following:
- the LOC100282439 gene encoding Malonate--CoA ligase-like, whose product MEVVQEVLRHGSADSVRAVIRANKKSYSLVQLIAASFDVYNILCSKNMTPNGMQDSSSKGRNGTGFLHGARVGIVAKPSPEFVAGVFGTWLSGGVAVPLALSYPEAELLHVMNDSDISMVLSTKEHHEIMENLSIKCSAYCSILPSVTSIPSEINPQEPSSNEAISSVSTLITETNSSKKIKGDDPALILYTSGTTGKPKGVVHTHEGILSQVQILSEAWGYRSEDQFLHCLPLHHVHGLFNALFAPLYSGSVVEFIPKFSVSGIWQRWRESYPNDASKSTEAITVFTGVPTMYTRLLQGYDSMDPDQKSASSYAAKHLRLMMCGSSALPSPLMKRWEEVTGHRLLERYGMTEFVMALSNPLHGIRKEGTVGKPLPRIEAKIIMEDGAETTTGVGELCIRSPSLFKEYWKRPEVTAESFIDGGFFKTGDTVTVDEEGYFIILGRTNADIMKFGGYKLSALEIEAVLLEHDAVLECAVLGLPDEAYGEVICAIIVPKEDAKKKAGQDSKPALTLEALTSWSKDKLAPYKIPTRLYLWDSLPRNAMGKVNKKELKKLLGA is encoded by the exons ATGGAGGTGGTTCAAGAAGTCCTTAGGCATGGCTCAGCAGATAGTGTCCGTGCTGTCATAAGAGCTAACAAAAAGAGCTACAGCCTTGTCCAGCTCATTGCAGCCTCTTTTGATGTCTACAACATTTTGTGCAGCAAAAAT ATGACACCAAATGGGATGCAAGATTCTTCTTCCAAAGGAAGAAATGGAACAGGATTCCTTCATGGAGCTCGTGTTGGCATTGTGGCTAAACCCTCTCCTGAATTTGTTGCTGGGGTATTTGGAACCTGGCTTTCTGGTGGAGTTGCAGTACCCCTTGCCCTTAGCTATCCAGAAGCTGAGCTTCTTCATGTCATGAATGACTCA GATATTTCAATGGTTTTAAGCACCAAGGAGCATCACGAAATCATGGAGAACCTTTCTATCAAGTGTTCTGCTTATTGTTCTATTCTTCCATCTGTCACTAGTATACCTTCAGAAATCAATCCTCAAGAACCTTCAAGCAATGAGGCGATTTCATCAGTCTCTACTTTAATAACTGAGACCAACAGTTCAAAGAAAATCAAAG GCGATGACCCTGCTCTTATCCTTTACACAAGTGGCACAACTGGTAAACCTAAAGGAGTAGTTCACACCCATGAGGGCATTCTTTCTCAG GTTCAGATTCTATCTGAAGCGTGGGGATATCGAAGTGAAGACCAATTTCTGCACTGTCTCCCGCTGCACC ATGTGCATGGGCTTTTCAATGCTCTATTTGCGCCCCTTTATTCAGGATCAGTG GTTGAGTTTATACCAAAATTCAGTGTAAGCGGGATATGGCAGAGATGGCGAGAATCATATCCCAACGATGCGAGTAAAAGTACAGAGGCCATTACAGTATTTACTGGA GTTCCAACCATGTATACACGTCTGCTGCAAGGGTATGATAGTATGGATCCTGATCAAAAGTCGGCCTCTTCTTACGCTGCAAAGCATCTGAGGTTAATG ATGTGTGGATCATCAGCTCTTCCTTCCCCACTTATGAAGAGGTGGGAGGAAGTGACAGGCCATCGTCTTTTGGAACGCTATGGTATGACTGAG TTTGTCATGGCACTGTCTAATCCATTGCATGGTATCCGAAAAGAAGGTACAGTTGGTAAACCTCTTCCACGCATTGAG GCCAAGATCATTATGGAGGACGGGGCTGAAACTACAACTGGAGTTGGCGAGCTCTGCATTAGAAGTCCATCTCTTTTCAAGGAGTATTGGAAAAGACCAGAG GTCACCGCAGAATCTTTCATTGATGGAGGATTCTTCAAGACAGGTGATACAGTAACTGTAGATGAGGAAGGATACTTCATAATTTTGGGAC GCACAAATGCCGACATTATGAAATTTGGCGGTTACAAGCTGTCAGCATTAGAAATTGAGGCAGTACTGTTAGAG CATGATGCTGTACTGGAATGTGCTGTCCTTGGCTTGCCTGATGAAGCCTATGGGGAGGTTATATGTGCAATAATTGTGCCTAAGGAGGATGCAAAGAAAAAGGCTGGACAGGACTCAAAGCCAGCGCTAACCTTGGAAGCATTAACAAGTTGGTCGAAAGATAAGCTTGCTCCATACAAG ATTCCAACAAGACTATACTTGTGGGATTCTCTTCCTCGGAATGCCATGGGAAAG GTTAACAAGAAGGAGCTGAAGAAATTGTTAGGAGCTTAG
- the LOC103651182 gene encoding protein NRT1/ PTR FAMILY 1.1 has product MMAMSCGPDETEKPGRDSALLLRGAWFRRGAAWLCSVQVQWWCSDRSSRRPAFAFGSGCTADMERSLATGTTESPQEECFKGNKGGFRALPFIFSNEMLEKVAGFGLNTNMITYLTDKYHLSTVSSQTMLFVWSAISNFTPIPGAVLADMYLGRFMAVALGSVACLIGMVFLWLSATVPGARPPPCSGDQCAPPGTRHLAWLLAGFAFLSLGAGGVRPCSMAFGADQFSRHPRQRRASILQSYFNAYYASIGVAFTVAVTAIVYLQDNVGWSVGFAVPMGLMLLSAVSFLLGSSLYIKEKGERRMFAGIGTAVAAAIRNHGARLPDKTVDGVYHHLKDCKLAVPTDKLRFLNKACLLRATKDDAPCNGSDAAAAASERHGHDGTRLCTVDQVEQLKSAIRVLPIWSSTIFLALAMNQSFAVKQADAMDRRVGAGGFRVPSGSLAVFNMATMSLWSACYDRWVAPALQRYTGNPHGLTMKQRIGGGLLLATASTAVSAAVEGERRRLAQRGVTISAFWLVPQFALVGLAEAFGVIGEIEFLYTELPKSMASFSMSLLYMAFGVGNLAGALIVKVVQVASGQGVGTGWLVDNLNVGRYDYYYWLLTGYGVANFVYFAWCCWLYGEEGKNVEWEEEDNTEQP; this is encoded by the exons ATGATGGCGATGTCATGTGGGCCGGACGAAACAGAAAAGCCTGGACGCGATAGCGCGCTACTACTAAG AGGAGCGTGGTTCCGGCGGGGCGCGGCCTGGCTGTGCTCAGTACAGGTGCAGTGGTGGTGCTCCGATCGATCCTCCCGCCGGCCAGCATTTGCGTTTGGTTCGGGCTGCACCGCCGACATGGAGCGCTCTCTTGCTACCGGGACGACTGAATCGCCACAAGAGGAGTGCTTCAAGGGCAACAAGGGCGGGTTCAGAGCCCTCCCCTTCATCTTCT CAAATGAGATGCTGGAGAAAGTTGCTGGATTCGGGCTCAACACCAACATGATCACGTACCTGACCGACAAGTACCACCTCAGCACCGTCAGCTCCCAGACGATGCTGTTCGTGTGGAGCGCGATCTCCAACTTCACGCCCATCCCCGGCGCCGTCCTCGCCGACATGTACCTCGGCCGGTTCATGGCCGTCGCGCTAGGCTCCGTGGCGTGCCTGATT GGGATGGTCTTCCTATGGCTGAGCGCCACGGTCCCTGGAGCGCGGCCGCCTCCGTGCAGCGGCGACCAGTGCGCGCCGCCGGGGACGAGGCACCTCGCGTGGCTGCTCGCCGGCTTCGCGTTCCTGTCCCTCGGCGCCGGCGGCGTCCGGCCGTGCTCCATGGCGTTCGGCGCGGACCAGTTCTCCAGGCACCCCAGGCAGCGCCGGGCCAGCATCCTGCAATCCTACTTCAACGCCTACTACGCGTCCATCGGCGTGGCCTTCACGGTCGCCGTCACGGCCATCGTCTACCTGCAGGACAACGTCGGGTGGAGCGTCGGGTTCGCCGTCCCGATGGGCCTCATGCTGCTCTCCGCGGTCAGCTTCTTGCTGGGATCGAGCCTATACATCAAGGAGAAGGGCGAGAGGCGGATGTTCGCCGGGATAGGCACCGCCGTCGCCGCGGCGATCAGGAACCACGGGGCGCGGTTGCCGGACAAGACCGTCGATGGCGTGTACCATCACCTCAAGGACTGCAAGCTCGCTGTCCCCACGGACAAGCTGAG GTTCTTGAACAAGGCGTGCTTGCTCCGTGCCACCAAGGACGACGCGCCCTGCAACGGCTcggacgcggcggcggcggcctccgAGCGGCACGGCCACGACGGGACGAGGCTGTGCACGGTGGACCAGGTGGAGCAGCTCAAGTCGGCGATCCGCGTCCTGCCGATCTGGTCCTCCACCATCTTCCTCGCCCTTGCCATGAACCAGAGCTTCGCCGTTAAGCAGGCCGATGCTATGGACCGGCGCGTCGGCGCGGGCGGGTTCCGCGTTCCCAGCGGCTCCTTGGCCGTCTTCAACATGGCCACCATGTCGCTGTGGTCGGCCTGCTACGACAGGTGGGTCGCGCCGGCACTGCAGCGGTACACGGGCAACCCGCACGGGCTCACCATGAAGCAGCGCATCGGTGGGGGCCTGCTCCTCGCCACCGCGTCGACGGCTGTCTCCGCGGCGGTGGAGGGCGAGCGGAGGCGGCTGGCGCAGCGCGGGGTCACCATCTCGGCGTTCTGGCTCGTGCCGCAGTTCGCGCTTGTGGGGCTCGCCGAGGCGTTCGGCGTCATCGGGGAGATCGAGTTCTTGTACACCGAGCTGCCCAAGAGCATGGCCAGCTTCAGCATGTCGCTGCTGTACATGGCCTTCGGAGTGGGCAACCTGGCCGGCGCCCTCATCGTGAAGGTGGTGCAGGTGGCGAGCGGGCAAGGGGTGGGAACGGGCTGGCTCGTCGACAACTTGAACGTCGGCCGCTACGACTATTACTACTGGCTGCTCACGGGCTACGGCGTGGCGAACTTCGTGTACTTCGCTTGGTGCTGCTGGTTGTATGGCGAGGAGGGGAAGAACGTGGAGTGGGAAGAGGAGGACAACACGGAGCAGCCCTAG